From one Vicia villosa cultivar HV-30 ecotype Madison, WI unplaced genomic scaffold, Vvil1.0 ctg.001929F_1_1, whole genome shotgun sequence genomic stretch:
- the LOC131637148 gene encoding uncharacterized protein LOC131637148 — protein MANNVTATREATRRTHTYSFHREGLIQLGQLGGLITGHNKTVFTENYGNILTLLDSHVDEWEKPDLNNIANALYLSIEDVLGNWKKNGNTHGFYMSFLVEKAQELANKKMWEAFNALLAVLIYGIVMFPNIHKFVDLAAICLFVEKNPVPTLLADTYYSVHSRYGKGGAIRNCLPLLYTWFKSHLPTSGPFITSTQKWPQRIMGLTGNDIVWCPTGMDVEKVITSCDKPLDKEIFESVCFEKGTDPKGLEKVRSAWNSIHTNDQISLGEKNPVARQAYTDWVENRVKDRLLPFPKVNPLYKQPPKIPIATVPAEKCTQVDMENTQLYEKRSDVRPKHCLMDQKRVELTHGAKVLKEGSLRVQKRARTEKGERDTTVIVEDHQKILKRAMKEAEEKLKQEYREDLKAYKLKIERDARVEVKNLKKKLEEETTKRMAIETQLKGSHLR, from the exons atggctaacaacgtgaccgctacCAGAGAAGCTACAAGGCGTACTCACACTTACAGTTTCCATCGCGAAGGCTTGATTCAGTTGGGGCAATTGGGTGGATTGATCACTGGTCATAATAAAACTGTGTTCACTGAGAATTATGGAAACATCTTGACTCTTTTGGACTCACACGTCGACGAATGGG AGAAACCTGATTTGAACAacattgccaacgctctttatttgagcatagaaGACGTTCTTGggaattggaagaagaatggtaACACTCATGGTTTCTATATGAGTTTCTTGGTTGAGAAGGCCCAAGAGTTGGCTAACAAAAAGATGTGGGAGGCCTTCAACGCCCTTCTGGCCGTTTTGATTTATGGGATCGTGATGTTCCCTAATattcacaagttcgttgatctGGCTGCTATATGTCTTTTTGTGGAGAAGAATCCGGTCCCTACTTTGCTAGCCGATACGTACTATTCTGTTCACTCTCGATATGGGAAAGGAGGAGCCATAAGAAATTGTTTGCCGTTGTTATACACCTGGTTTAAGTCCCACCTACCTACCAGTGGTCCTTTCATTACTTCTACtcagaaatggcctcaaaggatcatggggcttaccgGAAATGACATTGTCTGGTGTCCCACTGGAATGGACGTGGAGAAAGTTATAACTAGCTGTG acaagcctttggacaaagagatattCGAGTCCGTTTGCTTTGAGAAGGGAACCGATCCAAAGGGTCTAGAAAAAGTGAGGAGTGCCTGGAATAGCATCCATACAAATGATCAGATTTCTCTTGGTGAAAAGAATCCCGTTGCCAGACAAGCCTACACAGATTGGGTTGAAAATAGAGTTAAAGATcgcctgttgcctttcccgaaggttaacccATTGTACAAGCAACCACCTAAGATTCCAATTGCCACTGTGCCTGCTGAGAAATGTACCCAGGTAGATATGGAAAACACCCAATTGTACGAAAAGAGATCGGATGTACGACCAAAACATTGTCTTATGGACCAGAAAAGGGTTGAGTTGACACATGGGGCCAAGGTGCTGAAAGAAGGATCTTTgagagttcaaaagagggctagaacGGAAAAAGGTGAAAGAGATACTACTGTTATTGTCGAGGATCACCAGAAGATCCTAAAAAGGGCCATGAAAGAAGCAGAAGAGAAACTCAAGCAAGAGTACCGAGAAGACTTGAAAGCTTATAAGCTCAAGATAGAAAGGGATGCTAGAGTTGAAgtgaagaatctgaaaaagaaactggaagaagagaccactaAAAGAATGGCAATTGAGACtcaactgaaaggaagtcaccttc gatag